The Stackebrandtia nassauensis DSM 44728 genome includes the window CACGACCCGCGCGACCGGGAACACCTCGCGGGGCACCTTCATCGTCGTGATGAGGGACGACTGCGACGTCAGGCAGGTGGTCGCCTCACTGATCGCGGAACTCGCCCACATCCAGGCGAAGATCCCGGACACGATGTACAGGCTGTAGTCGACGTGTTCGAGCGCGCTGTCGCCACGGGCGCCAACCTGCATGACCACGCCGAAGACGAACCAGTAGATCGTCGCCAGTCCCATGGGTTCCAGCAGCGACCAGAAGTAACCCATGACGGTCTTCTGGTACTTGACCGCGAGGTCGCGCTGCACCAGCACCCGCAGTGTCTGCCGGTGCCGCCACAGCGCGGTGAGTCCCGTGGTCTTCGGGAAGATCCGCTTGGGCCTGGAGGTAACGAGTGTGTCAGGAGAGTTCATCGCAGAATTCCGTAATCCTGTCGCGCAGATCGGAAACGTCAAGTGACAGATGTTCCAAAATGGTGTACCTGCCGGGCCGGGTCTTGGGCGCGTAGGCGACCGCGACCGCGAATTGATCAACCGTAAGCCCCATGTCCGAAGGGATGCGCGGCAGGTGGTGCCGTTTCATCGCATGGGCCATTTCGCGGAACAGCTGTTCGTCGCCGCGCAGGTAAGTGGCGAACAGCGCTCCCATCCCCACCTGCTCGCCGTGGGTGGCCACGGTGGGGTGTCGTTCCTGGATCGCGTGCGCGATCTCGTGGCAGGCACCGGAAGCGGGCAACGACGTGCCCGCCACGGCCATCGCGGTGCCGCCGAGCACCAGCGCGTTGGCCAGGGTGGCGAGGAAGGTGTCGTCGCCGACGCTGCCGGGGTGCCGCAGCACCGATTCGGCGCCACCGCGGGACATGGCGATGGCCAGCCCGTCGATGGGTTCGCCGGTCTCGGTGTGGCTGAGCTGCCAGTCGGCGGTGGCGCACAGATTGGACAGTGCGTCGCCGACCCCGGAGGACAGCTGCCGGGCCGGGGCGCGGCGGACGAAGTCCAGGTCCACGATGACGGCGATCGGAATCTGTGCGCCGTAGGAGATCGAGTGGCCGTCGCGGTCCAGGGAGGCTGTCGGGGAGGCGATGCCGTCGTTGGCGAGGCTGGTGGCCACCGAGACCATCGGGAGTCCCTGCCGGAACGCGGCGTACTTGACGGTGTCGATGACCCGGCCGCCGCCGATGCCGACCACGGCGTCGAAGTTGCGGCTGCGCAGTTTGGTGGCCAGTTCCAGGGCGCCGCCGTGGGTACCGGCGTCGATGGTCAGCACCTCGGCGCGAGCCAGGCTCTCACGGGCCTGTTCGGCGGCCTCCTTGCCGATGCCGGGCCCGACGACGACGGCGACCTCACCCCCGGCGGAGATCCGCCGGTCGGCGAGCAGCTCGCCCAGATGGCGCACCGCGCCCGCGTGCACCTCGACAGCCAGCGGCGCCGTCACGGTGCGCGCTAGCAGCGGCATGCGACCTCCCGCGCCACGGCCCAGTCGGCGTGGTTGTCGACCTCCACCCAGTCCACGGCGCCGATCGGGACGGCGTGCACGTTGGGGCCCGCGTCCGCGAGCAGCTGGAAAGCGTCCTCATAGTACAGATTGGGGTCGCTGGTGTACGTCCGCACCAGCGCGTCAGTGAGCTCGGCGGCGATGTCGGCGCCGATCCGCGAGACCCCGATGTACTCGCCGTAGGCGGACTCGACCGGCATCTGCTTGGTGACGGTCGTGACCACACCGTCGGCACCACATTGGAGCTTCATGGCCTCGTCGGTGAGTTCCTTGACCGCGTCGGTGGCCAGCAGGATGCCGTCGCCCTCGGCGGCCAGCAGCGTCTTCTCGACGCTGCCAGGGTGGACGGTGTCGCCGTTGACCAGCAGCGCGCCCTGCGCGTAGAAATCGCGGGCGTGCCACAGCGAGTAGGCGTTGTTCCAGTCCGTCCGGTCATTGTGGATCAGCTCGATGGTGAGCCCGTAGCGTTCCCGCAGGGCTTCGACCCGCGCCTCGATGGCGTGTGCCGCGAATCCGACGACGATCCCGACCTCGCCGACCCCGGCGGCGGCCAGGTTCCGCAGCGCGATGTCGAGGATCGTGACGTCCCCGTCCACCGGCAGCAGCGTCTTCGGCAGGTCGTCGGTGTCCGGTTTCAAGCGTTGTCCCTGACCGGCGGCCAGCACTACACCACGCACGTTGTGATACTCCTGAGGTCGGTCTTGCCAGAAAGCGCGCCCTAGGCGGTTCGTCCGCCGCCGTACGGTGCCGCGAGCGAGCAATGATATGCGGCGACAGCGCGACGGACGCAGGCGACAATGCTACCGCGAGCGTTACTTATCGGTCATCCGCTCGCCACCAGGGTCACATCCGCCCGTTTAGAGCGTGAAGTATGGGCATACCCAAACTTATGGATCACTCAGGCATCATGAGCACCATGCCCCGCTCCTGGCAACGACTTCTGGACGGCGTCGGGCTCACCGCGGCCGCCGAACGCGTCTACCGAGCCATCCTGGCCGACCCCAGGGCCTCACCGGCCACGCTGGCCGAGGCCGCGGCCGTCGACGCCGCCGCCCTGCCCGAACTGTGCGAACTGCTGCGCGGCCTGGGTCTCATCGACACCGAGGACGACGGCACCGCCCGTCCGGTCGACCCCCGCATCGGCATGTCGGCGCTGCTGCGGCGGCAGCAGGACGGCATCGAGCGCGCGGTGGCGGCGGTGACCGACCTGACCGACGACTTCCTCGACGGTCAGACCCGCATCGGCGCCTCGCCGCTCACCGAACTGGTGCGGGGCCGCCACCACCTGGAGACCACCATCCGGGCGCTGATCACCTCGGCCCGCTCGGAGGTGGCGGTGCTGGACACCCCGCCTTACGCTGCGGCCAACAGCATCGAGCCCGCCGAGGAGTTCTCGTTGGAGAGCGGTGTCAGCAACCGGGCCATCTACGCCGCCGAGGTGCTGGAGAACCCGGAGCTGTACGACAACATCCGCAAGATGACCGCGGCGGGCGAACAGGCCCGGATGCTGCCGGAGGTGCCGCTGAAGCTGTTGGTGGTGGACGGTTCCCGGGCGCTGCTGCCGATCACCCTGGAGGGCGACGTGTCCAACAGCGCGGTCCTGGTGCATCCCTCGGCGCTGACGACGGCGCTGACGGCGTTGTTCGAAGCGTTGTGGGCCAAGGCGCTGCCGATCTTCGACCCCGTGGGCGCCACCCACGGGCCGCTCGACCCCGAGGAGCGGGAGCTGCTGGGGATGCTGGCCTCGGGCGTCAAGGACGAGGCGATCGCGCGCAGGCTCGGGATCAGCAACCGCACCGTCAGCCGCCGGGTCAACCGGCTGCTGGAACGACTGGGGGCGGCCAACCGCTTCCAGGCCGGTCTACAGGCCGCCCGGCAGGGTTGGCTGGAGGGCTGAGCATCGGTCCGCCCCGGGCCGCGAGCCGAGGGGTGGGGACCTCGGCTCGCCGCCGTGGGAAGCGGACCGCGGACCACGACCGGCGGGAGAGGGGGTCGTCGTGGCCCGCGGCCCGTTTCAGTGGCGCCTGACGTCAGGGGCGGGACGTCGGGACGCCGGGGGACACCACACCGGGTTCGGAGGTCCCGGTGACCGGTTGGGGTGGGTGGCGCCATCGGCGGTACCGCCCTCCTCGGGGTACATCGCCGGGTGCGGCGGCGGCCGGGTCGCCGACGACGCTAGGGCCGCGAACACGTCATCGGCCGCACCGACCGCACTCACCTCCCCCACGACCGTGTCGGTCACCGAGATCGTCCTGTCGCCGGTGATGGCGACGCGAGACCGCACGCCGTCGCCGGTCAGCCGCGAATCCACGAACCCGCCCGTTCGGCTCGTCGGCGTGCCGGGTGCCGACGTGTCGAGGCGCGAACCGAAGCCACACAACGGTTCGGGTGGGTCCGGGGTGTGTGGATCCGGGCTGACCGGACGACAGCGCGGGGCAACCCCCGCGACAAGGTCGATGTCGGCCCACGCTCGCGCGAGGCCGAATTCAGTGTCGCGCTCGCGCGGCCAAAGCCCGCAACGCGAGCCACCCGCGAGCCGCTCGACGATCGCGGCGAGGCCGAGCTCGCGAGCCACGTCAAAGCCGAAGCAACGCCCGCGCGGCCAAGGCTGGCAACGCGAGCCGCCCGCGCGCCGCTCGACGACCGCGGCAAGGCCGAGTTCGCGAGCCGTGTCGCCGTCGACGCGCTCGCGCGGCCGCCGTAGGCAGCTCGCGGCTGGCGCTAGCCGCGCGACGGCCCGTCCGCTGCCCGCGCCTGTGGCACGGCGGCGGGGCCGTGAGCCGCCACCGGGTCCGGCAGGCAGCCGCCTCCGAGCAGCGGCTGCTTGCCGGGCCGGTGCCGTCACACTGCGTCGCGACATTTAAATACACCAATCTCTTTTTGAGAGCTTGGCGTGAGCCTAACCACGCGCAGAGTCGATGTGAACCGGTTCAGCTGGCGACTATCGGGCAATGGCGTCTACAAGACAGCCGCTACTCGAACAGCGCCCGTCCCCAGTAGTCCTCGGGGCCTTCGACCCCGGCCGGGCACGCGAAGATTCCGCTGGAAACGTGCTTGATGTACTCGTTCAGCACGTCGTTGTCCGCCAGCGCCTTCTGTACCGGAATGAACGCTTTGGACGGATCGCGCTGGTACGCGATGAAGAACAGTCCCGCGTCCAGATGCCCCAGCTCGTCCGAGCCGTCCACAAACGAGTAGCCGCGCCGCAGCATCCGCGCCCCGCCGTGCTGCGACGGGTGCGCCAGCCGCACGTGGGCGACGGTGCCGATGACCAGTTCGTCGTCGGCCTTGGCCTTGAAGTCGGGCTCATCGAACTCCTTCGAGCCCGTCAGTGGCGCGCCTTCGCTCTTGTCGCGGCCGAAGATCGTCTCCTGCTCCGACAGCGAGGTGCGGTCCCAGGTCTCGACCTGCATCCGGATCTTGCGGGTCACCAGGTACGAGCCACCCGCCATCCACTCAGGACCGTCCTTGGCGCCGACCCACAGGTGCTTCTTCAGCTCCTTGGTCTCCTCGGCCTTCAGGTTGGCGGTGCCGTCCTTGAAGCCCATCAGGTTGCGCGGCGTCGACTGCGTCGACGAGGTGGACGCGGTCCGCCCGAAACCCAGCTGCGACCAGCGGATGCTGACCTTGCCGAAGCCGATCCGGGCCAGGTTGCGCACCGCGTGCACCGCGACCTGCGGGTCGTTGGCGCACGCCTGCACGCAGATGTCGCCGCCGGAGATCTTCGGGTCGATGTCGTCGCGCCGGAACAGCGGCAGTTCCTCCAGCAGTTCCGGACGCCGGTCGCCGATGCCGAACCGGTCCTCGCCGTCCTTGTCGAACAGCGACGGTCCGAACCCGACGGTCACGGTCAGCCCCGACGCGGGCAGTCCCTGCGCCTCACCGGTGTCCTGCGGCGGCGAGTCGTAGTTGCCGCCCACCGCGCCGCCCGGCCCGGCGAAGTCGCCGTCGCACATGCGCGCCGCCGCCTCGGTCCAGTCCTTCAGCAGCCCGATCAGTTCGTCGCGATCGGAGGTGATGACGTCGAAGGCCGTGAAGTGCAGCCGATCCTGTGCGGGCGTGGCGATGCCCGACTGGTGTTTCCCGTAGAACCTCACCGGGTTTGCGGCGTCGTTGCCGTCGGCCACGGCCGGGCTGACCTGTACCAGCTGCCCGGCCGCGAAGCCGGTGCCGACGGCGGCCGCCCCGGCCGCCCCCAGCGAGAAGAGTTTGCGCCGTTCCATGACGGGGTTTCCTTACCTGTCCTACTTCTTGGACACGACTCCGGCGACCTCACTGACCGGTTCGCCGAGCGCGTTGATGGCGTCGGAGAGCTCCTTCAGCTCCGACTTGGACAACTCGTCCCACAGCCGCCAGCCGTCGCCCTTGGCGTGCTCGCCCAGCGCCTCCTCGGCGGCGGCGAACTTCTCGTCCAGCTTCTTGCCGAGCTTGGGGTCCTTCTCGTCGATGACCGGGCGCAGCGAGGCAACCGCGGCCTCCGAACCGGCCAGGTTGGCGGCGAAGTCCCACAGGTCGGTGTGCGAGTAGCGGTCCTCCTCGCCGGTGATCTTGGAGGTGGCGACCTCGTCGAGCAGTTCCTTGGCGCCGTTGGCCAGGTGCAGCGGGGTCAGCTCCTCCTTCTCGGCCCGGTCGACGACCTCTTTGACGTCCTTGAGCAGCTGGTCGGCGACCTTGCCAGACTTGGAGACGTCCTTGGTTATCCACAGGTCGTACTCCAGCTTGTGGAAACCGCCGAACTCCGGGTCCTTGGGGCCCTTGGGGAAGTCGTCCTCGCGGGCGTCGACCCGCGGGTCCAGGTCGCCGAAGATCTCGGCCACCGGCTCGATGCGCTCCCAGTAGGTCCGCGAGATCGGGAACAGTTCCTTGGCCTTGTCGATGTCCTCGTCCTTGACGGCGTCGACGAACTCGCCGGTCTTGTCGACCAGCGCCTCCGACTGCTTGGCGACGTAGCGCTTGTAGGACTTCACGGCGTCGGCGAGGTTCTCGTCCTCGGTCAGCTTCTCGGCCTTGCCGGTGACGGTGAACTTGCCCCGGATGCCGTCGCCGACCAT containing:
- a CDS encoding iron-containing alcohol dehydrogenase family protein; its protein translation is MPLLARTVTAPLAVEVHAGAVRHLGELLADRRISAGGEVAVVVGPGIGKEAAEQARESLARAEVLTIDAGTHGGALELATKLRSRNFDAVVGIGGGRVIDTVKYAAFRQGLPMVSVATSLANDGIASPTASLDRDGHSISYGAQIPIAVIVDLDFVRRAPARQLSSGVGDALSNLCATADWQLSHTETGEPIDGLAIAMSRGGAESVLRHPGSVGDDTFLATLANALVLGGTAMAVAGTSLPASGACHEIAHAIQERHPTVATHGEQVGMGALFATYLRGDEQLFREMAHAMKRHHLPRIPSDMGLTVDQFAVAVAYAPKTRPGRYTILEHLSLDVSDLRDRITEFCDELS
- a CDS encoding NTP transferase domain-containing protein translates to MRGVVLAAGQGQRLKPDTDDLPKTLLPVDGDVTILDIALRNLAAAGVGEVGIVVGFAAHAIEARVEALRERYGLTIELIHNDRTDWNNAYSLWHARDFYAQGALLVNGDTVHPGSVEKTLLAAEGDGILLATDAVKELTDEAMKLQCGADGVVTTVTKQMPVESAYGEYIGVSRIGADIAAELTDALVRTYTSDPNLYYEDAFQLLADAGPNVHAVPIGAVDWVEVDNHADWAVAREVACRC
- a CDS encoding helix-turn-helix transcriptional regulator, encoding MSTMPRSWQRLLDGVGLTAAAERVYRAILADPRASPATLAEAAAVDAAALPELCELLRGLGLIDTEDDGTARPVDPRIGMSALLRRQQDGIERAVAAVTDLTDDFLDGQTRIGASPLTELVRGRHHLETTIRALITSARSEVAVLDTPPYAAANSIEPAEEFSLESGVSNRAIYAAEVLENPELYDNIRKMTAAGEQARMLPEVPLKLLVVDGSRALLPITLEGDVSNSAVLVHPSALTTALTALFEALWAKALPIFDPVGATHGPLDPEERELLGMLASGVKDEAIARRLGISNRTVSRRVNRLLERLGAANRFQAGLQAARQGWLEG
- the efeB gene encoding iron uptake transporter deferrochelatase/peroxidase subunit — translated: MERRKLFSLGAAGAAAVGTGFAAGQLVQVSPAVADGNDAANPVRFYGKHQSGIATPAQDRLHFTAFDVITSDRDELIGLLKDWTEAAARMCDGDFAGPGGAVGGNYDSPPQDTGEAQGLPASGLTVTVGFGPSLFDKDGEDRFGIGDRRPELLEELPLFRRDDIDPKISGGDICVQACANDPQVAVHAVRNLARIGFGKVSIRWSQLGFGRTASTSSTQSTPRNLMGFKDGTANLKAEETKELKKHLWVGAKDGPEWMAGGSYLVTRKIRMQVETWDRTSLSEQETIFGRDKSEGAPLTGSKEFDEPDFKAKADDELVIGTVAHVRLAHPSQHGGARMLRRGYSFVDGSDELGHLDAGLFFIAYQRDPSKAFIPVQKALADNDVLNEYIKHVSSGIFACPAGVEGPEDYWGRALFE
- the efeO gene encoding iron uptake system protein EfeO; this encodes MRKPVFAVAVAALALTATAACAEKAKESDDGPIAVTATDDSCEVASTKAKAGTVTFKVKNDGKKVTEFYVYAKGDRVMSEVENITPGNTRELIVELPAGKYETACKPGMVGDGIRGKFTVTGKAEKLTEDENLADAVKSYKRYVAKQSEALVDKTGEFVDAVKDEDIDKAKELFPISRTYWERIEPVAEIFGDLDPRVDAREDDFPKGPKDPEFGGFHKLEYDLWITKDVSKSGKVADQLLKDVKEVVDRAEKEELTPLHLANGAKELLDEVATSKITGEEDRYSHTDLWDFAANLAGSEAAVASLRPVIDEKDPKLGKKLDEKFAAAEEALGEHAKGDGWRLWDELSKSELKELSDAINALGEPVSEVAGVVSKK